A single genomic interval of Rhodopirellula islandica harbors:
- the flgA gene encoding flagellar basal body P-ring formation chaperone FlgA — MDSIPKTSFRSAFARGWLFACAAACSIGFSLHLPAQTPSDANSIADAAMRTPFHGVDPKFNLNPAPRISPASMRSSDQPEQHAGFQPTKPRSSGPHSQTIDADTRWQFTAIENASTDSPIIRLRDVVRPLHSNMAAWPRLADATVGLMPLDGTPARISRDRLADLIVGGQATAGRIKIYGNPTILVHAVQDSSPSPTGNTHSMAAQPVSAFRESIDNTYVAHAMLEAPAASEFASAPTSAPTSAPQDELDFETRERLSHWVHLGLKNQFRDLSDAFDYEAFFIAQEVGPLTEMQGIREIRFLDPIPTWSAESSSPTTCRVKIDARSRVDDCEGVVRVTFTPKPAVVVARRPLQRGHRVGPGDVHLQPSPVTDLSGDQVMDVNEVIGMEVVGLIRADVPLRPSDFAAPRLVRRGDLVEVQVTGGGIRVTTTAKALGDGAQNELIEIETLSPKRRLLAKVVEPSVVEIVTQPNRVLANQPTRKWQPQP, encoded by the coding sequence ATGGATTCGATCCCGAAAACGTCGTTCCGATCCGCCTTCGCAAGAGGGTGGTTGTTCGCGTGCGCAGCGGCGTGTTCGATTGGATTCTCCTTGCACCTGCCGGCACAAACACCGAGCGATGCCAACTCCATCGCCGACGCGGCGATGCGGACACCCTTCCATGGGGTCGACCCAAAGTTCAATCTCAATCCTGCACCGCGAATTTCGCCTGCCTCGATGCGGTCCTCCGACCAGCCCGAACAGCACGCAGGATTCCAGCCGACCAAGCCTCGTTCGAGCGGCCCACACAGCCAGACGATTGACGCGGACACACGTTGGCAATTCACCGCCATTGAAAACGCCAGCACGGATTCCCCTATCATCCGGCTCCGTGATGTCGTGCGTCCCTTGCATTCGAACATGGCGGCTTGGCCCCGCCTGGCCGATGCCACCGTGGGTCTGATGCCACTGGATGGAACGCCCGCCAGAATTTCTCGAGATCGATTGGCGGATTTGATCGTCGGCGGGCAAGCCACAGCGGGTCGCATCAAGATCTATGGGAATCCAACGATCTTGGTGCATGCCGTTCAGGACAGCAGTCCATCCCCAACGGGCAACACGCACTCCATGGCCGCACAACCCGTTTCGGCGTTTCGAGAGTCAATCGACAACACCTACGTTGCCCACGCGATGCTAGAAGCCCCGGCCGCCTCTGAATTCGCCTCTGCCCCAACCTCTGCCCCAACCTCTGCCCCGCAGGATGAATTGGATTTTGAAACGCGAGAGCGGCTCAGTCACTGGGTCCATCTCGGATTGAAAAACCAATTCCGCGACCTGTCCGACGCCTTTGACTACGAAGCCTTCTTCATTGCGCAGGAAGTGGGCCCGCTGACTGAAATGCAAGGCATTCGAGAGATTCGGTTCCTCGACCCGATCCCAACTTGGTCGGCCGAGAGTTCCTCTCCCACCACCTGCCGTGTCAAAATCGATGCACGCTCCAGGGTCGACGATTGCGAAGGCGTTGTCCGAGTCACCTTCACGCCCAAACCCGCCGTGGTCGTCGCGCGACGTCCGTTGCAACGCGGGCACCGAGTGGGTCCCGGTGACGTTCACTTGCAACCATCCCCCGTGACCGATCTTTCGGGCGACCAGGTCATGGACGTGAACGAAGTGATCGGGATGGAAGTCGTGGGGCTGATTCGAGCCGACGTGCCGCTTCGTCCGAGTGACTTTGCAGCACCACGATTGGTTCGCCGAGGTGACTTGGTCGAGGTTCAAGTGACCGGCGGCGGTATCCGCGTGACGACCACTGCCAAGGCTCTGGGCGACGGCGCCCAAAATGAACTGATCGAGATCGAAACACTCTCGCCCAAACGACGTCTGCTGGCCAAGGTCGTCGAACCGTCAGTCGTCGAAATCGTGACCCAGCCGAACCGCGTCCTCGCGAATCAACCCACTCGCAAATGGCAACCGCAACCATGA
- a CDS encoding flagellar basal body L-ring protein FlgH codes for MTFMPRSLAATAMSLLFASGIASAQNSSLLHATPPWMPNAPASRPGMVAPASNTQARAVPGVGADAAVMPPEFLPPGMAERVPNGSAANGGGPSAPNPNAAQPAYNQSLPPAVGLAGVSWTYQPAPPMRAFRIQDIVTIRVDEIARMMAEGDTEKRRVSLFQATLADWINLGSGGLIPDPQTEGDPTVDAQTTANSRAEASVESRESMSFNIAARIVDIRPNGNLVVEARKQYRVNDNLWETSLSGICRAQDIGPDNVVLSRDLIDLEINKQDQGQLRDGYRRGWFQRAFDRLKPF; via the coding sequence ATGACTTTCATGCCTCGCTCATTGGCCGCCACTGCGATGTCGTTGCTGTTCGCCAGCGGTATCGCCAGCGCTCAAAACTCTTCGTTGTTGCATGCCACGCCGCCGTGGATGCCCAACGCGCCCGCCAGTCGTCCCGGCATGGTGGCTCCCGCCAGCAACACACAAGCACGCGCGGTTCCCGGCGTGGGGGCGGACGCTGCCGTGATGCCACCGGAGTTCCTTCCACCGGGCATGGCAGAACGCGTCCCCAACGGTTCAGCAGCCAATGGCGGCGGTCCATCCGCTCCCAATCCGAACGCCGCCCAACCGGCCTACAACCAATCGCTTCCGCCTGCCGTTGGATTGGCAGGAGTCAGCTGGACGTACCAGCCCGCTCCTCCGATGCGAGCCTTTCGGATCCAAGACATCGTCACGATTCGGGTCGATGAAATCGCCCGCATGATGGCCGAAGGCGACACGGAAAAACGCCGCGTGTCGTTGTTCCAAGCCACCCTGGCGGACTGGATCAACCTTGGTAGCGGAGGTTTGATCCCCGACCCGCAAACCGAGGGTGACCCAACCGTGGACGCCCAAACCACCGCCAACTCACGAGCCGAAGCGTCGGTCGAATCGCGGGAATCGATGTCGTTCAACATTGCGGCTCGGATTGTGGACATCCGCCCCAACGGCAACTTGGTCGTGGAAGCTCGCAAGCAATATCGGGTCAATGACAACCTCTGGGAAACGTCGCTGTCAGGCATCTGCCGCGCCCAAGACATCGGGCCCGACAACGTCGTGCTCAGTCGTGACCTGATCGACCTTGAAATCAACAAACAAGACCAGGGCCAATTGCGAGACGGTTACCGTCGCGGATGGTTCCAACGTGCCTTTGATCGTTTGAAACCATTCTGA
- a CDS encoding flagellar basal body P-ring protein FlgI: MNNQSISRAPFFFAAILWVAASCGVSSSMAGGLKLGDLCRLKGQETNTLQGLGLVVGLQGTGDGDAAPKGRALARMMQLMGGPMAVDAAGRLNIEDVGDAKNVAMVFVSATIPTVGAQQGDVLDVTINAISAKSLDGGYLMLTPMLGPRADNPTVYGMAEGRVSVSADAPPTSASIQGGLKMETTVRASYVENDRITLIIDRDFADFNTAQRIEDEVNSLTSLTMGDRNASRLSSPNHNAGADLREPAHARAIDQLHVEVMVPPLYRDNPIKFIAFLLDIPIQLANRSKRVVINEADGVVVIGEDVEIAPVLVTHRNLRIEAGGGGQFVEVGPDGTPSAAKLKSLADALGALDVPTEDLIAIIKTLKAKGDLYGEVIFR; encoded by the coding sequence ATGAACAACCAATCCATTTCTCGAGCTCCATTTTTCTTCGCTGCGATCCTGTGGGTCGCCGCTTCGTGCGGTGTCTCCTCCTCGATGGCAGGTGGATTGAAACTGGGCGACCTGTGTCGCTTGAAGGGTCAAGAAACCAACACGCTGCAAGGCCTGGGTTTGGTCGTTGGCCTTCAAGGCACAGGCGATGGTGACGCCGCCCCCAAGGGTCGTGCGCTGGCTCGGATGATGCAGTTGATGGGTGGTCCCATGGCCGTGGACGCCGCCGGACGACTGAACATCGAAGACGTTGGCGACGCCAAGAACGTGGCCATGGTTTTCGTCAGTGCGACCATTCCAACGGTCGGTGCACAGCAGGGTGACGTGCTGGATGTGACCATCAATGCGATCAGTGCCAAAAGCCTTGACGGCGGTTACTTGATGCTGACCCCGATGCTTGGGCCTCGCGCCGACAACCCCACCGTGTACGGCATGGCCGAAGGGCGTGTGTCCGTGTCGGCGGATGCCCCGCCCACTTCGGCGAGTATCCAAGGCGGCCTGAAAATGGAAACCACCGTGCGAGCGTCCTACGTTGAAAACGACCGCATCACCTTGATCATCGACCGAGACTTCGCGGACTTCAACACCGCGCAACGGATCGAAGACGAGGTCAACAGTTTGACTTCCCTGACGATGGGTGACCGCAATGCTTCGCGTTTATCCAGCCCCAACCACAATGCCGGCGCCGACCTTCGCGAGCCCGCCCACGCGCGTGCCATCGATCAATTGCACGTCGAAGTCATGGTGCCGCCGCTGTACCGCGACAACCCGATCAAGTTCATCGCGTTCTTGTTGGACATCCCCATTCAGTTGGCCAATCGCAGCAAACGCGTTGTGATCAATGAAGCCGACGGCGTGGTGGTGATCGGCGAAGACGTTGAGATCGCACCGGTCTTGGTCACTCATCGGAACCTGCGAATCGAAGCCGGTGGCGGAGGCCAATTCGTCGAAGTCGGTCCGGACGGAACACCGTCGGCCGCCAAGCTCAAAAGTTTGGCGGATGCACTGGGCGCCTTAGACGTCCCCACGGAAGACTTGATCGCCATCATCAAAACACTGAAAGCGAAAGGTGACTTGTACGGCGAAGTCATTTTTCGGTAG
- a CDS encoding rod-binding protein: protein MSPLSSSRLSSLQTPSLQLGPSAESKSTLDALSNSSSNETGTEEAEPLKEAFGDFVGQTLFGSMLSTMRESVGKPAYFHGGRTEEVFQQQMDQHLVAAMSEASADTIANPMFELFQMQRRA from the coding sequence ATGTCACCGCTTTCGTCTTCCCGACTTTCATCCCTGCAAACACCTTCGTTGCAACTGGGGCCCAGTGCAGAATCGAAGTCCACCTTGGACGCCCTTTCAAACTCCTCGTCCAATGAGACGGGCACCGAAGAGGCGGAACCACTGAAGGAAGCCTTTGGCGATTTTGTCGGGCAAACCTTGTTCGGAAGCATGTTGTCGACCATGCGTGAATCGGTCGGCAAACCCGCCTACTTCCATGGCGGGCGAACCGAAGAGGTCTTCCAACAACAGATGGATCAGCACCTCGTGGCGGCCATGTCAGAAGCCTCCGCCGACACGATCGCCAATCCCATGTTTGAACTGTTTCAAATGCAACGTCGAGCTTGA
- a CDS encoding sugar phosphate isomerase/epimerase family protein — protein sequence MFVAASTRCWPDLELQASIELLQDLDFTAIEIAIHESSAHCRPSDVLSDEDRGIQLLRHTHRLEISGYSVELDSTGEQHYTDFEGICRIAKATKVVNIAVPSSEKGTPFNEEVEHLRRLVAIAEGEGVRVNVRSMLGCLSEDPDTLLVLCNNVDGLGVTLDPSVPLVAAHENPAAGKTMAGGKGFDQILKFVHNVHLRDTRKDAFQVSVGQGEVDYGKLVTQLEREKYTRALTVDMTPMEDYDHRVELRKLRRLLETLI from the coding sequence GTGTTTGTTGCTGCTTCGACCCGATGCTGGCCAGACCTTGAATTGCAGGCCTCGATCGAACTGCTTCAGGATTTGGATTTCACCGCGATTGAGATCGCGATTCATGAATCGTCCGCTCACTGCCGTCCCAGTGACGTGTTGAGCGATGAAGACCGCGGCATTCAGTTGCTCCGGCACACCCACCGTTTAGAAATCAGTGGGTACAGCGTCGAGTTGGACTCCACCGGCGAACAACACTACACCGATTTTGAAGGCATTTGCCGGATCGCGAAGGCGACCAAAGTCGTCAACATCGCAGTGCCCTCCAGCGAAAAAGGCACCCCGTTCAACGAGGAAGTGGAACACCTGCGGCGATTGGTTGCCATCGCGGAAGGCGAAGGCGTGCGAGTCAACGTGCGGTCGATGCTGGGCTGCCTGAGCGAAGATCCCGACACGCTGCTGGTGCTTTGCAACAATGTCGATGGGTTGGGCGTGACGCTCGATCCCAGCGTGCCCTTGGTGGCCGCTCATGAAAATCCCGCTGCTGGCAAGACAATGGCCGGTGGAAAGGGCTTCGATCAAATCCTGAAGTTCGTCCACAACGTTCACCTTCGCGACACCCGCAAAGACGCTTTCCAAGTCAGCGTGGGCCAAGGCGAAGTCGATTACGGCAAACTGGTCACCCAACTGGAACGTGAAAAGTACACCCGTGCGTTGACCGTCGACATGACACCGATGGAAGATTACGACCACCGCGTGGAACTTCGAAAACTGCGTCGCTTGCTCGAAACGTTGATCTAA
- a CDS encoding NUDIX hydrolase: protein MSDRVLSRSPRPTEVSVLSPQSTSWTTELPTDADQLADGLTRHLLPNDSTPSTTQALPPWSLNRDFRCVMAPHLAYGRHRGPHRCHSRHAAVAVCLFQDPTTGSWMIPLTRRPTTLRHHGGQICFPGGRIERGETPSRAALREFEEELGGPAHVHRCCGDLPRQYVYASDNLVTPIVFVIDPPAPDWHPDPAEVDEVIDFPIEAVLNPTQDATSRQSQAEKTCQIDMIQQTKSLRSGIHPDCVAGHLTFAVPAFRHGSVNVWGATAIILGQLAQALHSL, encoded by the coding sequence ATGTCTGATCGCGTCCTGTCGCGATCCCCCCGGCCCACGGAGGTTTCGGTGCTGAGCCCCCAATCGACTTCCTGGACGACCGAACTTCCAACCGATGCCGACCAATTGGCCGATGGGCTGACCCGACATCTGCTGCCGAATGATTCGACGCCATCGACCACCCAGGCCCTCCCACCGTGGTCGCTCAATCGAGATTTTCGATGTGTGATGGCGCCGCATTTGGCATACGGTCGACACCGTGGCCCTCACCGTTGCCATTCGCGACACGCGGCTGTCGCGGTTTGCTTGTTCCAAGATCCCACCACGGGTTCATGGATGATTCCGTTGACCCGGCGTCCCACGACACTGCGTCATCATGGCGGCCAAATCTGTTTCCCCGGTGGCCGGATCGAACGCGGAGAAACTCCCTCGCGTGCGGCCCTGCGTGAGTTTGAAGAGGAACTGGGCGGCCCCGCTCACGTTCACCGATGCTGCGGTGATTTGCCGCGGCAGTACGTTTACGCCAGCGATAATTTGGTCACCCCGATCGTGTTCGTGATCGATCCGCCGGCCCCCGATTGGCACCCCGATCCCGCGGAGGTGGACGAAGTCATCGACTTCCCGATCGAAGCCGTTTTGAATCCCACGCAAGACGCGACCTCCCGGCAGTCGCAGGCTGAGAAAACATGTCAAATTGACATGATTCAGCAAACCAAATCACTGCGTTCAGGAATCCACCCGGACTGCGTCGCCGGCCACCTGACCTTCGCGGTGCCCGCATTTCGGCATGGTTCGGTGAATGTTTGGGGAGCCACTGCCATCATTCTGGGCCAATTGGCCCAGGCTTTGCATTCCCTTTAG
- the trxA gene encoding thioredoxin: MASEAVKEFNDDNFDSEVLQSDGPVLVDFWAPWCGPCRQIAPMIDELASENPGVKIGKVNIDDNPGAAQKFGINSIPTLLLFKNGEIADTFVGVRPKAALQDALTSVS, translated from the coding sequence ATGGCCTCAGAAGCAGTCAAAGAATTCAACGACGACAATTTCGATTCCGAAGTCCTCCAAAGCGACGGCCCTGTGCTGGTCGATTTCTGGGCTCCATGGTGTGGTCCTTGCCGTCAAATTGCCCCCATGATCGACGAACTGGCTTCCGAGAATCCTGGCGTCAAGATTGGCAAAGTCAACATCGACGACAACCCAGGTGCCGCTCAGAAGTTTGGCATCAACAGCATCCCGACTTTGTTGCTGTTCAAGAACGGCGAAATCGCGGACACCTTCGTTGGCGTTCGCCCCAAAGCCGCTCTGCAAGACGCCCTGACCTCGGTCAGCTGA
- a CDS encoding DUF1501 domain-containing protein, translating to MKSFNMPFLQSAPSDFTNPSHFAQGLDLMKRRWFLQQCGLGLGHIALTSLMADAGELGVAETDRSQVDPMAPKAPHFPAKIKNVILLFMGGGPSQFEMFDYKPDLERLDGTLPPPELLDGYRAAFINPNSKLLGPKFKFEKKGSAGTPISELLPHTGGVLDDICLIRSMKTDAFNHAPAQLMMSTGSQQFGRPSMGAWTTYGLGSESRDLPAFVVFNSGQKGPSAGSGNWNSGFLPSLHSGVEFRSSGDPVLYLSNPPGISDWSQRHSLQAVNELNRRRLDVVGDPEIATRINGYEMAYRMQSSAPEAMSLAKEPEHILKLYGAEPGKMSFANNCLLARRLVQRGVRFVQLFHESWDQHGGLTGGLKRNCADTDQACAALVKDLKQQGMLDETLVIWGGEFGRTPMVQGGNDGRDHHPNSFSMWMAGGGLKSGLAYGQTDELGFDVAENPVHVHDLHATILHLLGFDHKQLTYRFQGRDYRLTDVHGELVNDILA from the coding sequence ATGAAGTCTTTCAACATGCCTTTCTTGCAATCCGCCCCTTCTGACTTCACCAATCCCTCGCACTTCGCGCAGGGGTTGGATTTGATGAAGCGACGTTGGTTCCTGCAGCAATGCGGTCTCGGTTTGGGCCACATTGCGCTGACGTCCTTGATGGCCGATGCCGGTGAATTGGGCGTCGCCGAGACGGACCGGTCCCAGGTGGATCCGATGGCGCCCAAAGCCCCGCACTTTCCCGCGAAAATCAAGAATGTGATCTTGTTGTTCATGGGCGGCGGTCCCAGCCAGTTTGAAATGTTCGACTACAAACCGGATTTGGAGCGTCTCGATGGAACGCTGCCGCCGCCTGAATTGCTGGACGGTTACCGAGCGGCGTTCATCAATCCGAACTCCAAACTGTTGGGACCGAAATTCAAATTTGAAAAGAAGGGATCGGCTGGAACTCCGATCAGTGAATTACTGCCTCACACCGGCGGTGTGCTCGACGACATTTGTCTGATCCGCTCGATGAAGACCGACGCGTTCAACCATGCTCCTGCGCAGTTGATGATGAGCACGGGGTCCCAGCAATTTGGACGACCCAGCATGGGGGCCTGGACCACTTATGGACTCGGCAGCGAATCGCGTGATCTGCCTGCCTTTGTCGTTTTCAACAGCGGGCAGAAGGGCCCCAGTGCCGGGTCTGGGAATTGGAATTCAGGCTTCCTGCCTTCGTTGCATTCCGGGGTGGAGTTCCGTAGCAGTGGCGATCCGGTGCTGTACCTGTCCAATCCGCCTGGCATCAGCGATTGGTCGCAGCGTCATTCGCTGCAAGCGGTCAACGAGTTGAACCGGAGGCGATTGGATGTGGTCGGGGACCCTGAAATTGCGACCCGCATCAACGGCTATGAGATGGCTTACCGGATGCAATCGAGTGCACCTGAGGCGATGTCGCTCGCCAAGGAACCGGAGCACATCCTGAAGTTGTACGGTGCCGAGCCTGGCAAAATGTCCTTCGCGAACAATTGCTTGTTGGCTCGCCGTTTGGTTCAGCGGGGTGTTCGCTTTGTGCAACTGTTCCATGAATCATGGGATCAGCACGGTGGTTTGACGGGAGGCTTGAAGCGGAACTGTGCCGATACCGATCAGGCTTGCGCCGCGTTGGTCAAAGATCTCAAGCAGCAAGGCATGCTGGATGAGACGCTGGTGATTTGGGGCGGTGAGTTCGGTCGGACCCCCATGGTTCAAGGTGGCAATGACGGTCGCGATCATCATCCCAACTCATTCAGCATGTGGATGGCTGGCGGTGGATTGAAGTCCGGTTTGGCTTACGGGCAGACGGATGAACTCGGTTTCGATGTCGCGGAGAACCCGGTGCACGTGCATGATTTGCACGCCACGATCTTGCATCTGCTGGGATTTGATCACAAACAACTGACCTATCGTTTCCAGGGCCGAGACTATCGATTGACCGATGTGCACGGCGAATTGGTGAACGATATTCTGGCGTGA
- a CDS encoding PSD1 and planctomycete cytochrome C domain-containing protein produces the protein MKPMAAESFCLRSACCRTSLPVLLVGMVWSLGSAIRPTFADEVSFNRDIRSVLSDKCFLCHGPDESTREASLRLDLRAEAIEGGAIDPGDADASELMARITSDDPDLVMPPPGTGKTITDEERIAIQRWIDQGAIYEEHWAYVPPRVPEIPSVSNSQWCRNDIDRFVLSRLEATQRSPNQPADIATLTRRLHLDLTGLPPTLETLDQLASSDDPELLLQQLSDSMLESTSFGERWARWWLDAARYADSAGYEKDMQRNVWFYRDWVVDAMHQDMPYDQFILEQIAGDLLPGATQSQRVATGFLRNSMTNEEGGADPEQFRIEGMFDRMDVIGKAVLGITTQCAQCHTHKYDPISHHEYYEMFAALNDFHEACITVFTPEQTKQRDEVLASIEAAEKVFQREHPEWREQVAEWARSRPGNNVAWQVLHPTQVPFEGQKFNVLEDGSIVSESYAPTKVSNDFTLETHVGTITAVRLDALTHPQLPRGGPGRSIDGTGALSEFKLKITPLTKDEKGDPKPAVWVKFHRAFSDANPSRRTLKPQYRNRDPEQDKRVVGPPEYAIDGDEATAWTTDIGPGRSNQSRHIVFVPETPVTINDQAEVTFTLVQKHGGWNSDDNQNFLIGRYRVSITDAAELPASSVPTEAESVLAMDPNDWTSSQAQLAFTAWHRSLATAAPKNDDASKNDDAANSDDPSSNDDPSTTAIEKELLTLDAQVESLWQQFPQTTTQLVAQATQHPRETFVFARGDFLNPTDPVQPNAPDFLHEMPSDDAPDRLRFAKWLVSKDSPTTARAIVNRIWQAYFGRGLVSTPEDFGFQSAAPSHPQLLDYLATELMQNGWRLKHIHRLIVDSATYRQSSTVPDQAWRDDPDNQWLARGPRHRMEAEMIRDLALSVSGLLNTSVGGPSIYPPAPGFLFQPPTSYGPKIWNTSTGSDQYRRSLYVHQYRSVPYPPLQVFDAPKGDAACVRREQSNTPLQSLVLMNEPQFVDAARALAARILREASADDAQRIQVAFRWCTSREPDAEEVQILLRLLQQQRDHIADGNLNLPELLGVPAGLCQQLTGFEAAELAAWMTVSRTILNLDETITKS, from the coding sequence ATGAAGCCAATGGCTGCCGAATCGTTTTGTCTTCGAAGCGCTTGCTGTCGAACTTCCCTGCCAGTCTTGCTTGTGGGGATGGTGTGGTCACTGGGATCCGCAATTCGGCCGACCTTTGCCGACGAGGTTTCATTCAATCGAGACATTCGCAGCGTGCTGTCGGACAAGTGCTTTCTTTGCCACGGACCCGATGAATCCACCCGAGAAGCCAGTCTGCGATTGGATCTGCGGGCCGAAGCGATCGAAGGTGGGGCAATCGATCCCGGCGACGCCGATGCCAGCGAGTTGATGGCGCGGATCACCAGTGATGATCCTGATTTGGTCATGCCACCACCCGGCACTGGCAAGACAATCACAGACGAGGAGCGAATCGCGATTCAGCGGTGGATCGATCAGGGGGCCATTTATGAAGAGCATTGGGCGTACGTTCCGCCACGTGTTCCCGAAATACCGAGCGTTTCCAATTCGCAGTGGTGCCGCAACGACATCGATCGATTTGTGCTGTCGCGATTGGAAGCCACCCAGCGTTCCCCCAACCAGCCCGCCGACATCGCAACGTTGACGCGTCGATTGCATTTGGATCTGACGGGGTTGCCTCCCACGCTGGAAACGTTGGATCAACTCGCCTCGTCGGATGATCCCGAGTTGCTGTTGCAGCAACTCAGCGACAGCATGCTGGAATCCACTTCGTTCGGTGAGCGTTGGGCGCGTTGGTGGCTCGACGCGGCACGCTACGCGGATTCAGCGGGTTACGAAAAGGACATGCAACGCAATGTGTGGTTCTATCGTGACTGGGTCGTCGATGCGATGCACCAAGACATGCCCTACGACCAATTCATCCTGGAACAGATCGCCGGTGATCTGCTGCCCGGTGCCACGCAAAGTCAACGCGTCGCGACCGGGTTTCTGCGGAACTCGATGACCAACGAAGAAGGCGGGGCCGACCCCGAACAATTTCGCATCGAAGGCATGTTCGATCGGATGGATGTGATCGGCAAGGCAGTGCTCGGCATCACCACCCAGTGTGCCCAATGTCACACGCACAAATACGATCCGATCAGTCACCACGAATACTACGAAATGTTCGCGGCCCTGAATGATTTTCATGAAGCCTGCATCACCGTCTTCACACCCGAGCAAACGAAACAACGCGACGAAGTGTTGGCGTCGATCGAAGCGGCTGAAAAGGTGTTTCAACGCGAACATCCTGAGTGGCGTGAGCAGGTGGCTGAGTGGGCTCGGTCGCGACCTGGCAACAACGTCGCCTGGCAAGTGTTGCATCCCACCCAGGTTCCGTTCGAGGGCCAGAAATTCAACGTCTTGGAAGATGGATCGATTGTCAGCGAAAGCTATGCACCCACGAAAGTCAGCAACGACTTCACGCTGGAAACTCACGTGGGCACAATCACCGCGGTTCGGCTCGACGCGCTCACGCACCCGCAGTTGCCTCGGGGTGGCCCCGGTCGCAGCATTGATGGCACGGGGGCATTGTCCGAATTCAAACTCAAGATCACCCCGCTGACCAAAGATGAGAAGGGTGATCCCAAGCCGGCCGTTTGGGTGAAGTTTCATCGTGCGTTCAGCGATGCCAATCCGTCGCGGCGGACCTTGAAGCCGCAATACCGCAATCGTGATCCCGAACAGGACAAACGGGTTGTGGGACCGCCGGAATACGCAATCGATGGTGACGAAGCCACGGCGTGGACCACGGACATCGGGCCCGGACGCAGCAACCAATCTCGCCACATCGTGTTCGTTCCCGAAACCCCCGTCACGATCAACGACCAAGCCGAAGTCACGTTCACGCTGGTGCAAAAGCACGGGGGCTGGAACAGCGACGACAATCAAAACTTCTTGATCGGACGTTATCGCGTCAGCATCACCGACGCGGCTGAATTGCCTGCTTCCTCGGTTCCCACCGAAGCGGAATCCGTTTTGGCAATGGATCCCAATGATTGGACGAGTTCCCAAGCCCAACTCGCATTCACGGCATGGCATCGTTCGCTGGCGACCGCCGCACCCAAGAACGATGACGCATCCAAGAACGATGACGCGGCGAACAGTGATGACCCGTCCAGCAATGACGACCCATCGACGACAGCGATCGAAAAGGAATTGTTGACGCTTGATGCCCAGGTGGAATCGCTGTGGCAACAGTTCCCCCAAACAACGACCCAGCTTGTCGCACAAGCCACTCAGCACCCTCGCGAGACGTTTGTGTTCGCGCGTGGAGACTTCTTGAATCCGACCGACCCGGTCCAGCCCAACGCTCCCGATTTTTTGCACGAGATGCCAAGCGATGACGCACCGGACCGTCTGCGATTCGCCAAGTGGTTGGTGTCCAAGGATTCGCCAACGACCGCGCGCGCGATTGTGAACCGAATCTGGCAGGCCTACTTTGGTCGCGGTTTGGTTTCGACGCCGGAGGACTTTGGGTTTCAATCCGCCGCTCCCAGTCACCCTCAGTTGTTGGACTACTTGGCCACCGAACTGATGCAAAATGGCTGGCGGTTGAAGCACATTCATCGCTTGATTGTTGACTCGGCAACCTACCGCCAATCGTCCACGGTCCCGGATCAGGCCTGGCGAGATGACCCCGACAATCAGTGGCTCGCACGCGGGCCACGACACCGCATGGAAGCGGAGATGATTCGCGATCTGGCGCTGTCCGTCAGTGGTTTGCTGAACACGTCCGTCGGTGGCCCCAGCATTTACCCGCCGGCCCCAGGGTTTTTGTTTCAACCACCGACCAGCTACGGGCCCAAGATCTGGAACACGTCGACAGGGTCCGACCAATACCGCCGGAGTCTGTACGTGCATCAGTACCGCAGCGTTCCCTACCCGCCGCTGCAAGTCTTCGATGCACCCAAGGGCGATGCGGCTTGTGTTCGTCGCGAGCAAAGCAACACACCGTTGCAGTCGCTGGTGTTGATGAACGAACCTCAATTTGTCGATGCGGCACGAGCTTTGGCGGCACGTATTCTGCGGGAAGCATCCGCCGATGACGCTCAAAGAATTCAGGTTGCGTTTCGATGGTGCACCAGTCGCGAACCCGATGCCGAGGAAGTTCAAATCCTGCTGCGTTTGCTTCAGCAACAACGCGACCACATTGCCGACGGAAATTTGAATCTGCCGGAGTTATTGGGTGTCCCCGCAGGATTGTGCCAGCAACTCACCGGATTCGAGGCGGCTGAATTGGCGGCCTGGATGACGGTCAGTCGAACGATTTTGAACCTGGACGAAACGATCACCAAATCATGA